The proteins below come from a single Asterias rubens chromosome 9, eAstRub1.3, whole genome shotgun sequence genomic window:
- the LOC117295092 gene encoding E3 ubiquitin-protein ligase RNF4-like, giving the protein MMRRRRSSSDDVQIIDDSPPSFVDLTEESPASTSRGGQTTRSSSRLISSEIVDLTCTDTPPVVLQPVRSRRTRHIRQARLNSPYSSSSDITIDSDGENEVVHNEIIDLQISPPVSVNRTLPWTEHAEDMPPTEESPCRKEVKCPVCMESETRIRANGLRLTSTICGHIFCNQCIRSAIGNQHRCPTCRTKLTMRQIHPIFL; this is encoded by the exons ATGATGCGCCGAAGGAGAAGCTCGTCTGACGATGTTCAAATTATAGATG ATTCTCCTCCATCGTTTGTTGATCTTACTGAAGAATCTCCAGCCAGCACGTCCCGTGGAGGTCAAACAACTCGCTCTTCATCTCGTCTCATCTCCTCTGAGATTGTTGATCTCACATGCACCGACACTCCGCCCGTCGTTCTCCAACCAG TGAGATCAAGACGGACTAGACATATCAGACAGGCTCGGCTAAACAGTCCATACTCCAGCAGTAGTGATATTACCATTGACAGTGATGGAGAGAATGAGGTAGTACACAATGAGATCATAGACTTACAGATATCGCCACCTGTCAGCGTTAATAGAACCTTACCATG GACTGAGCATGCAGAGGATATGCCACCCACCGAGGAAAGTCCATGTAGAAAAGAAGTCAAATGCCCCGTCTGTATGGAGAGTGAAACTCGG ATTCGTGCCAATGGTCTACGGCTGACATCAACAATATGCGGACACATCTTCTGCAACCAGTGCATCCGAAGTGCAATAGGGAATCAACACCGGTGCCCAACGTGTAGAACTAAGCTCACCATGCGACAGATTCACCCTATATTTCTATGA